The sequence ATGGCGAAATTTGATGGCCACATGTTGATGTTAGAGATAAGGCCAGAATAACGTCACAAAGGGTTGGACTAATCAAATCTACTGTCAGGCATGCTTCGCGTGGCCCCATCTTTAATAGTGGTATGTGGCCCGATCAAATACCACCACATCCTAACATCATTGGCtacgtggtgttggggtcaccacatAATCCATAtcgaacaactttcaaacatgctttacgTGGGCCCCATGTCTACAACAACATGTAGCCGAATCAAATCCCATCTAATGACAAATTTCAACCAAATTTCGTTGGATGGGATGAAATTTGTATCCATAAATTGCGgctcgtttgggagcttgtaaatggagatAAATGATATCTATTTCATAGTTATACTCAAATGAAATGTAAATTGAATCCACAATTGTGATTAGTAGCCTGTAAATGAATTACATTGGAATCTAAATACTTTGTTTGTATAAGAGTATAAGGGATAAACTGGAATGCATTGTAATTCTTTAATATATTCATAGGAAGATATGTGACatcccaaatcaactttaatatcataATTACTCCAATTTCATTTATTgacatttactcccatccaaatgcATCTCTTATCTCATTTACTCCCAAATCCTCTCAATTCTTGCAATTTACTTTCATCTAAATGACCCCTTAGGAACCCATCCTGCACGGAGTTCTCATCTCATACTTGCATTATTTCAAAAGAGCCACACATGGGTAACTCTCCTTAAGAAATTACCAAGGTTACTTTTATAAATTGAGAACCAAATGGGTTGAACTTTCATTAgatccactccttccattaggTACTTTGCCTCATTTTAACCATTAAACCCAAAAATCACCATCATCTAAAACCATGGTAGGCCACACCCTAGGAAATAATTGGGATAGTGAGTCTGCCATTAGTTTTGTGTAAATCCATTGTGgtctttatatgccatccaatccattcatattatGTGCCTCAATCATGATGAAAGAATTAACCAAAAATCAAAGTATTTTAAAACTCAGGTTGGCTATGCTAcatgaatttagaagttttaggaGAACTTTTtgaggtggcccaccttagtgttAAATCATCTAGATGAGGAAGAGTAACTACTACCCATGCCTGTCATTAGCTAGGATCATTTAAGGGCTCTaaggggctaccatgatgtatgggttttatccatagtgtccatccattctttttatatcattttagggtataagcctaaaaatgaggcaaatccaatgctcaagtgcacCACAACACAGAAAATTGATGATAATGACCCCACCgatgaaaccttcatagggcccaccatgatgattaattTCCGTCCAACCTATTCGTAAGGTGACATAGAACCAGATCAAGGGaatacataaatatcagtttgatctagaactttcatggcctttataaagtttttaattttaagtgtttaatccctactgtatgttccacttgagccttggaattgcctcaattttggactgtgccttgaaatgatatggaaaaaaaatggatggacagcatggataaaacccatatggTGGCCCCTTGGAGCCCCTATCTGTTTCTAGCTACATATGAAGATCCAATTAGGTGTGGCCTAGCCTCACCAAACACAGTGTGGCCCTGACAGTggagcccgccttgatgtatgtattgtatatctatgccagccatccattttgccaactcattttagggcaagatcttaaaaataaagtagataaatttcttgaatggaccacacaacaggaaagagtggtgattgaatgtgcacaattaaaaacttcttaggtcccaccttaatgcccatcatatgtttatttatcatttGTTGCTACCAATTCAATCAAACTAGGCTACACGTGTTATCGAGGGCCTGGATTGGTTGTTTGTGTCAGAGTAAGATGCGCACACGTGCTAAAGTCTACTCGACTCAGAGGTTTTGATTGAATCGTTGGTATCCCCCACATTAAGATGGACAAATTGGAGATTGGACTGGGATCCAGTTATCCTCTCAACCCCTAGTTTACACTTTGTTCAAGCGATTTGTAAAAAGGTTAGGGGGTTAGCCATTGTGAATAAGTTCTTTTTACCTTGTGATAATGGACATGAGCCTACAACTTCAAGGACCTTTTCTTCATTAGTCTTTAGGTTTGTATGCCTCTCAAATGAAGAAGAACGTACAAATAAATTAAACCAGGCTAAACAATATCAACtttattaatatttaaaatgAATGGTCCATTACAATTGACAAAGTAATAATTAACCAAAAACATAAacgaaacaaaacaaaacaaaaacaaatacttGATTCATCGATTGGAACAGACGATCGAGGCGAGTGGTTAGTAGGATGTGATCGTGTTGGTATGAACAACCGAATCGAAACACAATTGAACATGATCCTACAACTTAAGGTTAATGATATTTACTCCTACTCCTAAGGTACTGAAGTGGGAGCCACTATGCAGTAGGTATTTATGTTAGACTAGGCTAAACTAAGGAAAGATAAATGTAAAGTAGATAAATATGTTTGGCATGGGGCCTTAAGCTCTTCTTCATGTGCTCCTTTTGTAGTTTATTGAGGTAATGAAACTCCTCGCCTTGCTTCCTTATTACTTCTAGATCTTTCAGACTAATGTCACAATTTTGGACATGAGAATCTCCTTGATTAATTTAGAACTTGCGGCTTACATTAGAAAGAATGGACTATAGTTAGATCCAAACTCGCTAGCTTCTTGAATCTCTTTCCTGTAGTTGATCCTTCGCGGAGATATTCATGGCCCATTAAAGATCAGGTGTAGAACCACCAAAGATTTTTGGATGAAGACAACCAGATCGAGATGTGCAAACCTCAAGGGCTAGACCTGGATTGATTATGGCTAGTCAACATCTTTACCAATGGCCTACCTTCTCAGCTTCGAGGTGTTGGACGGTCTAAATCAAACCACCTCCTGCATTTAACCATCCATAAGGTGATGGTTTCGAGTGAGGTGAGATTTGACACTTGATATCAATCTATTATTTGGATAAGTTGTATCTAGTTCTCCTAATCTCTTAATTCCAAATAATGTACGGAATGTAGAACTTGACCAAACTGATGTGTCTGTTTTTCTTAAGTCTGAACCAAAGCTACATTGGCTTGCACATATGTTCGATCTCCTGATATTCGGAACCTTTTCGAGCGCTGCTACCTATCTGAACATCTCTGGAAAGATCTCTTATTTTGGAAGGACTATAAGAGATGGCCTTATAGAGAAGATCATCACCACATTCGTGATCAAATCTGTTGTCTCGGTGGGTCTTTTATAGACGAGATAAATACGTTGCCTCATAAATGAGTAGAGTTATAcacgagtcgagttcgagttgagctgggccaagctcggctcagctcgaccCCACCATGAcccaagctcgagctcaactcgactcagtctTCGAGCTCACCCCtctagctcaactcggctcgctAGTTCGGTCAAGTCAAGCTGGGATCGAGTTGGGTCGAGCGAGCTATTAGAGTCGAGTAGAGTTAATATTATTTtacaaattattataaaataattaaaatgataaaaaatcaagattGTTAGAACTGAGACAAGTACAATAGCAGTGTATAACAAGTTAATACAAGCTAGCAAATAACAATATAAGAATGTTATAAGAAAACCATAAACTCACTCAAAATTCATCGGCAACTTGTTAATATGGTCCATATGAGGAACGCCTTCTCGACTGATGGATAAGAGAGTTATCACCTTCATCTAAACCCGATTCATTAGCATCGCTTTCATCATTCCATCTActaaaagagtttttagtttcATCGGTGGTGGAAAATATGTTTGCAGATCTAAATGTGTTATCTTCTCCAGGGTAATTGTTTACTTCTTCTAAATCGGAGGGTGGTGAAACTTCACTATCATGTTCCCGTATAGATTTAGCTAACTTTTTCAAtccttctttatgagccaatttaTAAGGAGTTCCCAACATCTTATAGAATGATGAGAGTTTGGAGAGAAACTTTGATGCTTTGCGACTCTTCTTTGTTTCCATGTTCGGCCCTGCCTCAACGTTATGTTGTCTTGGAGGACATCAATATCTAGATGCTTCCACCTCTTCCCTACTTATCTTCAAGGCAAGTTTCATTTGTTCTTCTTCTAGAGCTTTTAATCTgacatttttctcttcttctttctaacTGATTTGTTGCACTCTCTCTATTTCTGAATCTTCAATATTATAATAGGCTTATTATGATATTTTTTGTGGTTAGTTTAATTTGGTCTAGAGGGGGTGGGAGTTTTCTTATTTGAGTTTAAGAGAACCCGGAATAGAATTTGTACTTTTTGTGAGGCATTAGGACATGGTTTTGCATCTCCTCCCCTACCAGATAAGTGTATTCTTAGTTGATTTATTTTGTtgatgttatgggaagatccgagccccttaaATTCCAAGGTCTGACGCCATCTTAATCCGATCGGATACGTTAAGGTTAATTAAAAATGGTGAAAACAACCGAATGAAGATTCTCAGCCCGACCCCAGTCATGCTCATGCTCTCAGGCAGTCAGTTCGGAGTATTTTGAGGTCGAGGTAGTCAGTACGAAGCTTAGATCAAAGCCTTCTCGTGAGATCTTAGGTCACCCCACCACTTCTCGGCTAGTGATGGAATATTTGATTGCCCACGTCTACGCGACACCCATTATGAAGAAATCCAACTCAACGAGTTAAGTCCGCCGCCCACGTTGGAGCTCGGAGGGGAGACCTCGAGAGTACCTGACAGACGAGTGATTCCGAGTCCACCACGAGCCCGAACCAAAACTCGTCCCGACCTCTGGACGCTATCCTCCGAGTCTGCCATGAGCCCAGACCGAAATTCATCTCGACCTATGGACACTATCCTCTGTATATTAGTCCAGGTCCGAGGCTCAGAGTCAGGACCTCTTTAGTCAGAGATCCCAAGTCGATGCTGAAGTCGAATGCGAATGGTCCCGtgtgctaaactaagaaactaccttaagTGAACATGGCTGATTATCTTGCCTGCAGATACGCACGATATGATACACGATCCCTGGATTATAGACAATATCTCCATGTTCATAGTATCCCACTAATTGAACGAATCGTGTCGAGATTGACGGACCTAGACCATCTGATAGGCAGGTATAAATATAATGTGACTCCATTGTTACAAGTATACAACATCTAGCACTCTCTCACTACACccgaacttagacccagattcccttaacctgacttaggcattggagggtcccctacctagaccagggtctcctttgctcattgtGGGTGTGCAGGTTCAAGGCGCTGAAGCGGTTCGGAGTTCGTGGATCGGAGTGGAGAGCCATCCAGATTTAgtcatcaacatttttggcgTCGTTTGTGAGAATCTAATACGAAAGTTCGGGTTCTTATTCTTAAGTacaatggcaagaggaaagaagaaattgcCAGCTGTAGAACCGGAGCAAAATGACCAGACTCGGTCTTCCTCACTGCTTCATGTTGAATCAGCCTTAGGGCCTTCCCAGCGTTCTCGCAATCGGGCAAGCAAGTATCGAGTTATGTAAAGCGAGATACAAGACCTGCCCGATGAAATCAACAAGATGAAGAGCAACAGGAGCCATGACAACATCTTATTCAGGAAAATACCGTTTAGGAAACGGTTGGTCCGGTAGTGGAAGCTTATTCCGCTCCGAGGAGTATGAGACTCGAGGGGTCTCAATGTCAACTTGCTCGAGCACCAACTTCGGTTCAGAACCCTCCCCCGACCCAAATTCGAGTTCCAGCTTGAAATACAATAACTCGGGTTCCAACGAATGCCTCGGTCACCTTGGCCTTGGCACCAACAGATCTCTGCCATAAGTTAGAAAGGAGGAGGGGAAGGAGAACTCCCGAAATAGAAGACACCCAAGAGATAGTGGCTGAAAACAAAGATCCATGGGAAACACAGTTTGCGAGCTCAACAATAAGATCCTGACGCTAGAAAAGAATCAGCAGTCGTCATCAGTTCCCACCACTGTTcaagcaatgatggaagagatcgAGCCTCCCTTCACTTCTGCAATCATGAGCGAGGTGATGCCTCAGAGGTTCTggatacctcccgtcatccaataCTCTGGGTCCGGTGACCCATCCAAGTATGTGAAGGCTTATCGCTCATGGATGCCGATCTAGACAGCGACGGATGTGATGATGTGCAGAGGGTTTTCAATCACACTCACGGGAtccgctcggagttggtaccGCCAGCTCAAACCCAACTCTATTGATTCCTTTACAGAACTCAGTCAATTATTCCTTAGCCAATTCATAAGCAATAAGAAGAGTAAGAATCCGAATACTCATCTGTTTATCATCAAGCAAGAACCTAAGGAGTCGTTGAAGGACTACATCGCTCGTTTCAATGAGGAAGCATTGCAAGTGGAAGACTACGATGACAAGATGGTGCTCTCTGCAGTGTTTAGCGGTCTAAAAGAGGGGAAGTTCACCTTCTCCATTGGAAAAAAGACGTTAGCTGAGCTCATCACTAGGGCTCGAAAGTACGCTAATGTCGAGGAATTCTCCAACGCCCGTAAAAATGTCCAAGTAACAGAGCCGGCTTATAAAGGAAAGAGACAAAGGAACGAGGAACCTCAGCCATCTAGTAAAGGGCCAGATGATCGTGCTCCCCGCAATCATCGTCCAAGCAGAAAATTAGATGGTAAATTCCGTTCTCACACCCCCCTTAACACATCCACCGAGCAGATTCTACTAAACATCTGAGGGTAGAAGCTTCTGAATTGGCCTGTTTGTATGAAAGTCGACCTAGATCATTGAGAAAAACACAAGTATTGCCGTTTCCATCGAGATCACGACCACAACACAGTTGACTGTGTGGACCTCAAGGATGAGATTGGGACCCTTATTCGAAAAGGTCATCTACGCTGGTATACCAAGGAAGAAAgaacaactaaaaaaaaaagagcgaGAGCAGCCGAATAACACCCTAGAGGAGCCAGCCGAAATTTGCACCATCTTCGGCGGCTCGTCCGATGGAGGAGACTCAAATCAGGCTCGAAAAACCCACTCTCGGAAGTCTGATCCGCAATACTACATCCACATGACCTACATCACGGAAGACGATGCGTGCGGAATCCAGCATCCACACGATGACGTCCTAGTAGTTattatgaccatagccaaccacaagGTGTACCGCATCCTAGTCGACACCAAAAACTCAGCCGATGTGATCTACTCCGATGCCTTCGAAAGAATGAGAATTCCAAGGTCACGTCTCAGACCTGTGAAGATGCTGCTACCCGGCTTTGCCGGAGAAAGGGTAATCTCCaagggagccatctccctccctgtgaccgcaggagaaggacaacatcaagtCACTCTCATGGTAGACTTCCTCGTTGTCAACGTGCCATCAGTACACAACGTCATTCTGGGTAGACCTTCTCTCAATGCAATGAGGGCATTCGTCTCCACTtatcatctgatgatgaaatTCCTAGCCAAGGGCGGGATAGGCTACCTCCGAGGCGACCAACGCGAAACTAGGAGATGTTATGCGATAGTAGTAAAGAAAGGGTCTGTGAAGCAAGCACTCACTATCAACGTCCTAGATCCCAGAGGACCTACAGAGGATTCATCTGTGGAAGACCTGGAGAAAGTACCGCTTGATGAAGCAGACCCGAGTAAGACTGTTCAGCTCGAAACGTCGTTAAGTTCCGAGCAGCGGTCTGAAATGATGACTTTCCTACGAAAACATAGGGATGTCTTTGCATGATTGCATGGGGACATGCTTGAAATCTCTCCAGATTTCATGGTCCATAGGCTGAATGTGGACTTGGATAATAAACCTATGAAATAGAAGAGGAGATCGTTTGATGCGGAGCGGTATGAAGCCATGCTGACGAAGTCTCTATTCTGCTTGACGCTGGCTTCATAGAGGAGGTACACTATCCTTATTAGATCACAAATGTGGTCCTCGTCAAGAAAGCCAACGGGAAATGGCGGGTCTATGTGGATTACTCGGATCTGAATAAGGCATGTCCGAAGGATAGCTTCCCGTTGCCTTGGATTGATCAGTTGGTGTACAACACAGCGGGGCATGAACTACTCTCCTTCCTGGATGCTTATTCCGGGTATAATTAGATTGCAATATATCCCCTAGAaaggcagaagactaccttcaTCACTGATAAGTGACTTTACTGTTATCGGGTCATGCCGTTTGGCTTGAAGAATGCTGGGACTACATATCAGAGGCTGGTAAATCAAATGTTCGCCAAATAAATCGAGCATACTATAGAAGTGTATGTCAACGACATGCTTGTGAAGAGCATCAAGGTGTCCGACCACTTGGCAGACCTCAAAGAAACTTTCACCATCCTCCAAGAATACTAGATGAAGTTGAATCTCGCGAAGTGCGCATTTGGAGTTAGCTCCAGTAAATCCCTCGGGTTTCAAGTCAGCCAAAGGGGCATCAAAGCGAACCCCGACAAGATCAAAGCACTCCTTGATTTGAGTTCGTCTCAGACTATCAAGGAGATACAATGCCTCACTGGACGAGTAACAGCACTCAGACGATTCATATCTAAAGCCACAGACAAATGCCTCCCCTTATTTTAGCAGTTGAAGGTTCATAAGAAGGCAGAATGGACGTCGGACTGCGAACAAGCTTTTTAGCAGCGGAAATAGTATTTAGGTTCGTCGCCCCTACTGTTTAAGCTCGAAGAACTTAAGCCCTTATTCTTGTATCTTGCGGTCTCAGCCTCAACTGTTAGCTCGGCCCTGATTAGAGAAGTAGGGGGGAAACATCATCCCGTATACTATGTAAGCAAGGCCATGGTACCTGCCGAGACGAGATATCCGACTATTGAAAAGTTAGCACTATGTCTCATTGTCTCGGCTCGGAGGTTACGTCCGTACTTCCAGGCTCATTCAATCGTCGTCTTAACCGACTCTCCTCTCAAACAAGTCCTCCAAAGGCCCGAAGTGTGAAGTCAGTTAACCAAATGGGTCATTGAACTTGGAGAGTTTGACGTCCAGTTCCGACTAAGAACGACAATCAAGGGTCAAGCTTTGGCTGACTTCACTGCGGAATTCACCGCCCCAAATGAAGAGGGGATCAGCGCCGAAGGTGAGATGGCTCTAAGAGGCAGTATCAGAACCATGGTGGATTCTCTATGTAGATGGGTCATCCAATGCTAAGCGTGTTGAAGCAGGGATTGTCTTAGTTGCGCCTAATTCTGCAACCATCCAGTACGCGATCAGACTTAGTTTCAAGGCATCTAACAATGAGGCTGAGTACAAGGCTCTGCTGGCCGGACTCAGGCTGGTGGCTAGTTTGGGGGTCCAGTCCATCTAGGTACGATGTGATTCCCAGTTAGTAGTGAATCACATCTCCACTGAATACGAGGCCAAGGAGACCAGAATGATTGCTTACTTGGCCAAAGCAAGGAAGCTGATAGAAAGGTTTTGGAGCTGCACTATCAATCAAATACCGAGAACAGAGAATTCCTGTGCCGACACCCTCGCAAGGCTATCCTCGACCACGGAGGGAAAGATTCCTCAGGTTATCCCCATGGAGTTCATAGAACATCTGAGTATTGACCGAACGGATCAGGAAACGGTCAACCTGGTGGAAGTCACATCGAGCCGGATGGACCCAATTTACAATTACCTCACATCTGGTGAGATCCCCTCGGACAGGCTGGAGGCAAGACGTTTGAGGATCAGAGCTGCACGGTATATAGTCTTCGACGGGGTCTTGTATAAGAAAGGGCATTCACAGCCCTATCTCAGGTGTCTCCGACCCGATGAGGCAGATTATGTGATTCGGGAGATTCATGAAGGCATCTGTAAAAATCACTCTGGAGGCTGAGCCCTGGCTCTGAAAATACTTTGCCAAGGATATTTTTGGCCGACCATCAGGGAGGACTCGAAGAACTACGTTGAAAGGTGCAACAAATGTCAATGGTATGCAGCTGTGCCGAGGCAACCTGTAGaagaaatgactcccatgagcggTCCGTAGCCGTTCGCTTAGTGGGGGATTGATATCATCGGACCTTTGCCTATAGGAAAAGGACAAGTCAAGTTCGCCATTGTCGtgttgactacttcaccaagtgggccgaggctAAACCCGCTGCAAAGTTCACAGAACAGAAGGTGATCAACTTTGTCTGGAAAAATATCATCTGCCGGTTCGGGATTCCACACACCATTGTGTCTGATAATGGCAGGCAGTTTGATAACGATAAGTTCCGAAGCATGTGCCAGGGGCTCGGCATCACAAATGCATATTCTTCGCCTCGGGACCCCCAATCTAATGGACAGGTGGAAGCAGTTAACaaggtcatcaagcaccatctcaaaataaaattagagaaagaaaaagacaactgggccgaggagctcccattcgtcctCTGGGCTTACAGGACTACGGCTTAGTCATCTACTAGGGAGACCCCGTTCTCGCTTTCCTACGGTTCGGTAGCAATGATGCCAGTTAAAATTGGCCTTCCTACAGCTCGGGTCAGAAATTATTAGGAGAACCCAAATGCCAAGCAGATTGCAGCCAACCTGGATTTACTTGAAGAAGCCAGAGACATCTCTAAGCTCTGGGTCGCTGCTCGATGTCAACAGGTAGCATGATTCTACAATTCTAAAGTCAAGTCCAGGCAGTTCCGTCCAGGGGACCTAGTCCTTCGTCGAGTCTTCCAGAACACCGCAGAGCCGGGGGTTAGGACACTCGAGCCTAATTGGGAAGGGCCGTACCGCGTGGTCTGAGCGACCAAACCTGGCTCTTACCACTTAAAAGATCTTTAGGGCCGTCAGCTCCCCCACCCCTGGAACGCCGATCACCTAAAAGTCTACTACCCTTAATGTAATGGCCATCGAGGGCCCCCAATAAATGTACACCTCCAAGCAACaagcctttaaggctctcaataaaATTCACATCTCTTCATATCTACATGAGCGGATTATCTACTAATAAAAAGTTACCTCTCATAAGCAGGGGTAGACATAATGAACTGATCCCTTAAAAAAGGGATTAGAACGTTATCTCATGAAAGTTCTCCAAGGCATCCCCTCATGATCAGAGGAAAAGCCCATAAGATTACCCGACTCCCTGATAGAGGAGTGGGTTTATCGTTCAACTGACAGGTCTATTAAAAGTTGTTCACCAATCGTAGGAGGAGTCGATCCCCTAAAGGCCCAATCTTAACAAACATAACCCCATAAAGTCCTACAAAACGGCATTGAGATGAGCAGACCTGCTAAGGAGTCAGCTCGGCAATGCCTCAAAAGAAGCTGACCTATCAATAAATCGGATTGGTAATCAATAATTAACAATCACCATCTGAAAAGTTAACTACGGTTAACATattaaaaatcatcatcatccacacGCCCTCTCCAGAGGATAAAAaaatgtatcatccatcataccacTCATTAAAAGTTTAAAAAGTTATGCAAAAAAAGAGATGCTGGAAGTTATTTGGTCGGAGTTGGAGGAGGAGGAGCTTGGGAGGCAGGAGCTTGATCCAGGTGAGCATCTCCAGAGGGTTTCTCTCCTGCATTTTCAGGTAACAGAAGCTCTAGGTTGAGGTCTGGATACAGATCCTGGACCGCATCAATACAAGCATCGAAGCCACAGTTGTAAAACTTAGTAGCTTCAGCAGACCTCTTCTCTGAAGACTTATATGCATCTACTGTGGCAGCCACCGCCGAGGCCAGGGAGGCCACGTCTTCAGCTCATTGGGCATCCTTTGCCTGGGAGACTGCTCTGTGCAGCACTTCCGCCGCCTTGGCTCTGGTCTGTTCCAGCACATCCCCCAATCGGGCGTTCTCCTTGGCGAGCGAGTCTGTATGAGCCCTGGCTCGGGACAACTCGGCTACATCAGCACCGCATCGGGCTTCAAGATCACTCATGACCCTCTTTAGCTAGAGCTCACGTGCCCTCCCATTATTAAGCTACCGACGTAGTTCCGCCTGCTCCATCCGGAGGAAGGTGGCCTCCTCTCGTAGGTTCCCAGCCTCTCCCCTAAGGGCTTCCACCTTGGCATCTTTCTTTGCGAGCTCCCTCAATCTCTCCCGAGTCAGAAGGAGCCTTGGGATGAActgaacaaaaataaaagaatgagCATTCGAATGCAGTAAAAACTGAAGGTAAGAAAAGGTAATAAATGTACCCGGTAGAAGATGAAAACAATGTCATTGATGAAAGACTCGTCTGACTTGGTGAGAAGGCTTACTATCTGCTCCTCCGAGGCTTGCTTGGTAGCCCAGCGGACCAAGAAGGACATATGATAGCTCGACTAGAACCTCTCCCTTCTCGTGCCCACCTGAGCCGACCCTGCCACCTCCCTGGCCCTAGTCCTGCTATTGCTGAGGCCTGAGGCTCAGCCCTGAGATCATTCCCGACTTCGGGAGGGGAGAACATGGCGTCAGCCATCCGAATGGCCTCCTCCCATTCGGATGAAGATGGGACGGCTATGCAGGGCTCGGGGGCTGTGGGAGGTGCTTTAACAACATGAGGGGCGGCGACGGGGGGAAGAGTGGGAGCCGGAACATTGTCAACAGTGACCTCAGTCGCAATAGGTGATGCAGTGACAGAAATTGGGGCCGAGGGGCCCTCACCGCGAGGAGACGCCGGCCTCCTTCGAACAGTTGTCTTTATTCGGGGCTTAGCCCTCAACATCTCCTCCACTGTCAGGGCGGCCTTCCTCCTCTGAGACCCAGAAGCGTCGGCCATGCCTGCATATAAAGTAATGAATAAGCAAACGAAATAAGAGATTCGGTCCTTCCAAAGTAAGGAGTGAAAGGAAGACTTATTGAAAGAAGTGGGGAGCAGTTTGGACTTGTAGAGTCCGGACCAGTGAAGGTTGTTGGTCGTGATCAGGTCCTACCAAGAGCGGAGGTCTCTCGAGTGCGCCCTGGCCTTGGCAACCCTATTCTTGTAGTTCGAGGAGAGGAGAGGCAAACCTCTCAGGAAGTCTACCGAAATGAAAGAAAAACTTCAATCAAATCACAACAGACAAGGAAGGGTTGTAAAAAATAAAGAATGTATGAGGTCCGACCTGGAGTGGCAAATCGGGTGGGGACCTAAGTCCTCAAGTTCACGAGC is a genomic window of Magnolia sinica isolate HGM2019 chromosome 15, MsV1, whole genome shotgun sequence containing:
- the LOC131226943 gene encoding uncharacterized protein LOC131226943, with protein sequence MGNTVCELNNKILTLEKNQQSSSVPTTVQAMMEEIEPPFTSAIMSEVMPQRFWIPPVIQYSGSGDPSKGFSITLTGSARSWYRQLKPNSIDSFTELSQLFLSQFISNKKSKNPNTHLFIIKQEPKESLKDYIARFNEEALQVEDYDDKMVLSAVFSGLKEGKFTFSIGKKTLAELITRARKYANVEEFSNARKNVQVTEPAYKGKRQRNEEPQPSSKGPDDRAPRNHRPSRKLDGKFRSHTPLNTSTEQILLNI